A genomic stretch from Larus michahellis chromosome 7, bLarMic1.1, whole genome shotgun sequence includes:
- the LOC141746923 gene encoding retinol dehydrogenase 7-like isoform X2 produces the protein MSPQNLSLSDSLHIAILASILSLIIYWLIRDSHRVRNLSGKHIFITDCDTRLGKSLAKWLDKRGFCVIAACATEKGGQELQSCSSLSLKTVNLNLADSNSIARVVAFVTKETAGKGLFGLVSNAEGPAPVAPTDWLRIEDFHSVLDVSLLGLIEITLKLLPLLKKAEGRLVNLINAKGLMAFVGGGYSLSKWGMEAFSDILRIEMQHFGVKVSIVEHGFFKAGVVNSDVIERDLLRLWNRLTPEIRDSYGEKYFLEYIKAQRSSVKRLCDPDISKVIKCMEHALVAKYPRRRYRAGWDAKFFWLFLSYAPSCLSDMLLCMMFPAPAASGRSAPGVLIDI, from the exons CTCTCACTTTCAGACTCACTGCACATAGCAATTTTGGCTTCCATACTTTCTCTTATCATTTACTGGCTCATCAGAGACAGTCACAGAGTGAGAAACCTGAGTGGAAAGCACATCTTCATAACAGACTGTGACACCAGACTTGGAAAGTCACTGGCTAAATGGCTTGACAAAAGGGGATTTTGTGTCATTGCTGCATGTGCCACAGAAAAAGGAGGCCAAGAGCTACAGTCGTGCTCTTCACTCTCGCTGAAGACAGTGAACCTGAACTTAGCTGACTCCAACAGCATTGCCAGAGTTGTGGCATTTGTGACCAAAGAGACAGCTGGCAAGG GGCTTTTTGGCTTGGTGAGCAATGCTGAAGGACCAGCACCTGTAGCCCCCACTGACTGGCTGAGGATTGAAGACTTCCACTCAGTGCTGGATGTTAGTCTGCTGGGATTGATTGAAATCACACTCAAGCTTCTGCCACTTCTGAAAAAAGCTGAGGGAAGATTAGTCAATCTAATTAATGCCAAAGGTCTCATGGCTTTTGTAGGGGGTGGCTACAGCCTCTCCAAATGGGGCATGGAAGCTTTCTCTGACATCTTACG aatagAGATGCAGCATTTTGGAGTGAAAGTAAGCATTGTTGAGCATGGTTTCTTTAAGGCAGGAGTAGTTAATTCAGATGTCATCGAGAGAGACCTCTTAAGACTTTGGAACAGACTGACTCCTGAGATCAGGGACTCATATGGggaaaaatactttcttgaaT aTATAAAAGCTCAAAGATCATCAGTGAAAAGACTGTGTGACCCCGATATTTCTAAGGTCATAAAATGCATGGAACATGCCCTGGTAGCAAAGTACCCCAGGAGACGATACAGAGCTGGGTGGGATGCAAAGTTCTTTTGGTTGTTTCTCTCCTATGCCCCAAGCTGTTTATCTGACATGCTGCTGTGTATGATgtttccagctccagcagctaGTGGGAGATCAGCTCCTGGAGTTCTAATTGACATTTAG
- the LOC141746923 gene encoding retinol dehydrogenase 7-like isoform X1, producing the protein MSEPLHLSLSDSLHIAILASILSLIIYWLIRDSHRVRNLSGKHIFITDCDTRLGKSLAKWLDKRGFCVIAACATEKGGQELQSCSSLSLKTVNLNLADSNSIARVVAFVTKETAGKGLFGLVSNAEGPAPVAPTDWLRIEDFHSVLDVSLLGLIEITLKLLPLLKKAEGRLVNLINAKGLMAFVGGGYSLSKWGMEAFSDILRIEMQHFGVKVSIVEHGFFKAGVVNSDVIERDLLRLWNRLTPEIRDSYGEKYFLEYIKAQRSSVKRLCDPDISKVIKCMEHALVAKYPRRRYRAGWDAKFFWLFLSYAPSCLSDMLLCMMFPAPAASGRSAPGVLIDI; encoded by the exons CTCTCACTTTCAGACTCACTGCACATAGCAATTTTGGCTTCCATACTTTCTCTTATCATTTACTGGCTCATCAGAGACAGTCACAGAGTGAGAAACCTGAGTGGAAAGCACATCTTCATAACAGACTGTGACACCAGACTTGGAAAGTCACTGGCTAAATGGCTTGACAAAAGGGGATTTTGTGTCATTGCTGCATGTGCCACAGAAAAAGGAGGCCAAGAGCTACAGTCGTGCTCTTCACTCTCGCTGAAGACAGTGAACCTGAACTTAGCTGACTCCAACAGCATTGCCAGAGTTGTGGCATTTGTGACCAAAGAGACAGCTGGCAAGG GGCTTTTTGGCTTGGTGAGCAATGCTGAAGGACCAGCACCTGTAGCCCCCACTGACTGGCTGAGGATTGAAGACTTCCACTCAGTGCTGGATGTTAGTCTGCTGGGATTGATTGAAATCACACTCAAGCTTCTGCCACTTCTGAAAAAAGCTGAGGGAAGATTAGTCAATCTAATTAATGCCAAAGGTCTCATGGCTTTTGTAGGGGGTGGCTACAGCCTCTCCAAATGGGGCATGGAAGCTTTCTCTGACATCTTACG aatagAGATGCAGCATTTTGGAGTGAAAGTAAGCATTGTTGAGCATGGTTTCTTTAAGGCAGGAGTAGTTAATTCAGATGTCATCGAGAGAGACCTCTTAAGACTTTGGAACAGACTGACTCCTGAGATCAGGGACTCATATGGggaaaaatactttcttgaaT aTATAAAAGCTCAAAGATCATCAGTGAAAAGACTGTGTGACCCCGATATTTCTAAGGTCATAAAATGCATGGAACATGCCCTGGTAGCAAAGTACCCCAGGAGACGATACAGAGCTGGGTGGGATGCAAAGTTCTTTTGGTTGTTTCTCTCCTATGCCCCAAGCTGTTTATCTGACATGCTGCTGTGTATGATgtttccagctccagcagctaGTGGGAGATCAGCTCCTGGAGTTCTAATTGACATTTAG